Proteins from one Chroococcidiopsis sp. CCMEE 29 genomic window:
- the nrdJ gene encoding ribonucleoside-triphosphate reductase, adenosylcobalamin-dependent has translation MVRDLERITQTSQFPETAPAANPVFFRTYSRRTSAGRETWDQVCDRTLQGLIKLGKLTPEEATLIERMQHQLKSLPSGRWLWVGGTEWIEKPENFSGGYNCTSTNVVDWRAFGLMMDLAMMGCGTGAVLEPRYISQLPSISNHLVVTVQGEIGSTPAHLRRAITEVQIEGNTVTIHVGDSRQGWIKSYQTLLELSSDQRFAGEVKVQIDLRDIRGAGELLKGFGGVANPVKLPELYERCASILNKAVGRQLNSVECCLLIDEAAVVVVAGNVRRSAGMRQGDSHDELFANAKANLWQQDKEGNWRIDPERDALRMANHTRVFHQKPTLEDCVQAVRQQYYSGEGAIQYAPEAIARANADILNTPELKQEFLKTYATSQENTRSWFQQHHPEISNEELEHRLSRYGLNPCVTADTWIHTGEGPRQVKDLIALQHSTYVNGELFSTTPQGFFFTGTKPVVKLRTKEGYSLRLTENHQLLKVTAQTQYKQYSEWVAVSELKPGDRVLIHNHRGLIPWDGEETEAEGWLIGSLVGDGCFSSNPANYSYQAHLRYWGNNQVEMKEYALALVKQSISGSSKLTGIYHSQNNYFQVSSAGLAKLAGKFGITIKNKVITPEVEQASYDFYRGFLRGLFDADGSVQGTQIKGISIRLTQSNLPLLEAVQRMLLRLGIASCIYKNRRIEGIRMMPDSKIELAEYFCKTQHELVIANENINVFQELIGFQDPSKAGRLQSLLSGYKRNFNRERFAVTVSSIEPDGEEAVYDCTVPGPSRFDANGFTAHNCGEIIGANFHCNLAEIHLNQIDPYNNQEQKEAFTAGALSVAILLNHKFVEERYQKSREFDPIVGVSFTGLFDFFVNAFGVDWLRWWVAGRPATLEGIKFKQQEQEYLSRWKEIVNQVVWDYCDRHNLKHPNRCTTIQPSGTKSLLTGASPGWHPPKSQRFIRRITFRKNDPVALACIDYGYNVVPSQSDKDENGNLLNDPFDQRCTEWLVEIPVAVPWADLPGADEIDISKFSAIAQMDFYMQVQKFYVSHNTSATIELRENEVEALGHCIYEAIQDDDGYISAALLARFDDHQSFPRLPFEPIDKPTYDQLIQAVKARRKTDDFCVALSHYDSGELSEAGPSGCDSDKCLFPQQ, from the coding sequence ATGGTGCGAGATCTAGAGCGCATAACCCAAACCAGCCAGTTCCCTGAAACTGCCCCTGCTGCTAATCCAGTGTTTTTTAGGACTTATAGCCGTCGGACATCTGCGGGACGTGAGACGTGGGATCAGGTGTGCGATCGCACGCTGCAAGGCTTAATTAAGTTGGGCAAACTCACTCCTGAAGAAGCTACACTAATCGAACGGATGCAGCACCAGTTGAAATCACTCCCTAGTGGGCGTTGGCTCTGGGTTGGTGGAACTGAGTGGATTGAAAAGCCAGAGAACTTTTCCGGAGGATACAATTGTACATCCACCAACGTAGTGGATTGGCGTGCCTTTGGCTTAATGATGGATCTGGCAATGATGGGTTGTGGCACAGGAGCAGTCCTTGAACCTCGCTACATCAGCCAGCTGCCTTCAATATCCAATCATCTCGTTGTCACTGTGCAAGGGGAGATTGGCTCTACACCTGCTCATCTGCGTCGTGCCATCACAGAGGTTCAAATCGAGGGTAACACTGTCACAATTCACGTTGGGGATAGTCGCCAGGGTTGGATCAAGTCATATCAAACCCTGCTGGAACTCTCCAGCGATCAGCGGTTTGCAGGTGAAGTAAAAGTTCAAATTGACCTTAGGGATATTCGGGGTGCCGGAGAACTCCTAAAAGGCTTTGGTGGGGTTGCCAACCCAGTTAAGTTGCCAGAATTATATGAGCGCTGCGCCTCTATCCTCAACAAAGCTGTGGGTAGACAGCTCAATTCTGTTGAATGTTGTTTATTAATTGATGAAGCTGCTGTCGTAGTGGTTGCAGGTAACGTCAGAAGATCGGCTGGAATGAGGCAAGGCGATAGTCATGATGAATTATTTGCCAATGCTAAAGCAAACCTCTGGCAACAGGATAAAGAGGGTAACTGGCGCATTGATCCAGAACGCGATGCCTTGCGAATGGCAAACCATACTCGTGTCTTCCACCAAAAGCCAACTTTGGAGGATTGTGTTCAGGCTGTTCGCCAACAGTACTATTCTGGGGAAGGAGCAATTCAATATGCGCCAGAAGCGATCGCCCGCGCTAATGCAGATATTTTAAATACTCCAGAACTGAAACAAGAGTTTCTCAAAACTTACGCCACATCACAAGAAAATACTCGTTCTTGGTTCCAACAGCACCATCCTGAAATATCAAATGAAGAGTTAGAACATAGGCTATCAAGATACGGTTTGAATCCATGTGTTACCGCAGACACTTGGATTCATACAGGCGAAGGTCCAAGACAAGTCAAAGACTTAATTGCTTTACAGCATAGTACATACGTCAATGGTGAGCTGTTCAGCACGACTCCTCAAGGATTTTTCTTCACTGGAACCAAACCAGTAGTTAAGCTGAGAACGAAAGAAGGTTATAGCCTCCGACTGACAGAAAATCATCAACTGCTTAAGGTTACAGCGCAGACTCAGTACAAGCAATATTCTGAATGGGTTGCTGTTTCTGAACTTAAACCTGGCGATAGAGTATTAATTCATAACCACAGAGGATTGATACCTTGGGACGGCGAAGAGACAGAAGCAGAAGGCTGGTTAATAGGCAGCTTGGTAGGAGATGGTTGTTTCAGTTCTAATCCTGCTAACTACAGTTATCAAGCCCACCTGCGATATTGGGGTAATAATCAAGTAGAAATGAAGGAATATGCCCTTGCTTTGGTGAAGCAATCGATTTCAGGCAGTAGCAAGCTCACTGGCATTTATCACTCCCAGAACAACTACTTTCAAGTAAGTTCTGCTGGGTTAGCAAAACTCGCTGGAAAGTTTGGTATAACTATCAAAAATAAAGTAATCACGCCGGAAGTTGAACAAGCTAGTTATGACTTCTATCGTGGTTTTTTGCGAGGATTATTTGATGCAGATGGCAGTGTACAGGGTACTCAGATTAAAGGGATTAGTATCCGCCTTACCCAAAGTAATTTGCCGTTACTTGAAGCTGTTCAGCGGATGTTGCTACGATTAGGTATCGCATCTTGTATTTATAAAAACCGCAGAATAGAGGGCATTCGAATGATGCCTGACTCAAAGATAGAGCTAGCAGAATACTTTTGCAAAACTCAACATGAGTTAGTTATAGCTAACGAAAATATCAATGTTTTTCAAGAATTAATTGGCTTCCAAGACCCTTCCAAAGCTGGGCGTTTACAATCTTTGTTGTCAGGATATAAGCGCAACTTCAATCGCGAACGATTTGCTGTCACAGTCTCTAGTATTGAACCTGATGGCGAAGAAGCAGTTTATGATTGTACTGTTCCTGGTCCCTCAAGATTCGATGCTAATGGATTTACTGCTCATAATTGTGGTGAAATCATCGGCGCAAATTTTCACTGTAACTTAGCAGAAATTCATCTGAATCAAATTGACCCATATAATAATCAAGAGCAAAAAGAGGCTTTCACAGCTGGAGCGCTGTCTGTAGCGATTTTACTCAACCATAAATTTGTAGAAGAACGCTACCAAAAATCGCGAGAATTTGACCCAATCGTCGGAGTATCTTTTACAGGATTATTTGACTTTTTTGTTAATGCCTTTGGGGTTGATTGGCTGCGCTGGTGGGTAGCAGGTCGTCCTGCCACCCTAGAAGGAATAAAGTTTAAGCAGCAAGAACAGGAATATTTGTCCCGTTGGAAAGAAATTGTTAATCAGGTTGTTTGGGACTACTGCGATCGCCACAACCTCAAACACCCCAATCGTTGCACTACTATCCAGCCTTCAGGTACAAAATCTCTACTCACTGGTGCATCTCCTGGCTGGCATCCTCCCAAGTCGCAACGTTTTATTCGGCGGATCACATTCCGGAAAAATGACCCGGTAGCCCTAGCCTGCATTGACTATGGTTACAATGTCGTTCCTTCCCAATCGGATAAGGATGAAAATGGCAATCTCTTAAACGATCCCTTCGATCAGCGGTGTACAGAATGGCTAGTAGAAATCCCCGTTGCTGTCCCTTGGGCTGATTTACCTGGCGCGGATGAAATTGATATTAGTAAGTTTAGTGCGATCGCGCAAATGGACTTCTACATGCAGGTGCAGAAATTTTATGTATCACATAATACCTCTGCCACGATTGAGCTACGCGAAAACGAAGTAGAAGCGTTAGGTCATTGCATCTATGAAGCGATCCAAGATGACGATGGCTACATCTCAGCTGCTCTTTTAGCACGCTTCGACGATCACCAGTCATTCCCGCGTTTGCCGTTTGAACCAATAGACAAACCAACTTACGATCAGCTGATTCAAGCGGTTAAAGCGCGACGCAAAACAGATGATTTTTGTGTAGCCCTAAGCCACTACGATTCAGGTGAATTGTCAGAAGCTGGTCCTTCAGGCTGTGACTCTGATAAGTGTCTGTTCCCACAGCAATAG
- a CDS encoding helix-turn-helix domain-containing protein, with product MSDFNLEQVEQLKQIGAHLRQFRQKQSISIKEIATKTLIRMTLLTALEEGKIDQLPEPVIIRGFIQRYGDTLGLDGAALAKTFPTNIVSVKSSISERELPTLPSSAIYLYILYILVLTTATCGLFFLNRSPTAQAFLLKQISLVALSEKTVAMSVPYSSSLSNCKGATGVN from the coding sequence GTGAGCGATTTCAATTTAGAGCAAGTGGAGCAACTCAAGCAAATTGGGGCACATCTAAGACAATTTAGACAAAAGCAGTCTATATCTATAAAGGAAATAGCTACTAAAACGCTGATTCGAATGACCTTGTTGACAGCTCTGGAAGAAGGGAAAATAGACCAGTTGCCAGAGCCAGTTATTATTCGAGGATTTATCCAGCGCTATGGAGATACTCTTGGTCTGGATGGTGCGGCTTTAGCCAAAACTTTTCCAACTAATATTGTGTCTGTAAAATCTAGTATCTCTGAGCGAGAATTACCTACACTACCAAGCAGTGCGATTTACCTTTATATTCTCTACATCCTAGTATTAACGACTGCTACCTGTGGACTATTTTTTCTCAACCGCTCACCAACAGCTCAAGCCTTTTTATTAAAGCAAATTTCATTAGTAGCGCTATCGGAGAAAACAGTAGCAATGTCTGTACCTTATAGTAGCTCACTCTCCAACTGTAAAGGAGCTACAGGGGTTAATTAG
- the sepF gene encoding cell division protein SepF has translation MKKLFALLRDLVSLTAPVEYEDSYEDEDEYQLFDPPKAVDDTYEVMVIEPHSLAEMPQIVQALWDRKAVLLNLTMMNQEQAQRAVDIIAGGSYAIGGYQEHVGDNIFLFTPICFQVNRQSDVVCEVPQPQMRSNYLGTPTLARTTQSVRVSHSNW, from the coding sequence GTGAAAAAGCTCTTTGCATTGCTCCGAGATTTAGTTAGCCTAACTGCTCCAGTGGAATACGAAGATTCGTATGAAGATGAGGATGAGTACCAATTATTCGACCCGCCAAAAGCCGTCGATGACACTTACGAAGTGATGGTAATCGAGCCGCACTCGTTGGCAGAAATGCCTCAGATAGTTCAAGCTTTATGGGATCGCAAGGCTGTGCTGTTAAACTTGACAATGATGAACCAAGAGCAGGCACAGCGAGCAGTAGACATCATCGCAGGCGGCAGCTACGCCATCGGTGGTTATCAAGAGCACGTTGGCGACAATATTTTCCTGTTTACACCCATCTGTTTTCAAGTCAATAGACAATCTGATGTTGTGTGTGAAGTGCCTCAACCCCAAATGCGCTCCAACTATCTAGGAACTCCGACTTTAGCTCGGACAACCCAATCAGTCAGGGTATCTCACTCAAATTGGTAG
- a CDS encoding Npun_F5749 family FMN-dependent PPOX-type flavoprotein, producing the protein MSLAPWRSPLAGALHRNRDLAYSRYLQLATVLADGRPANRTVVFRGFLEDTDRLKFVIDARSQKVEQILHQPWAEACWYFPETREQFRLAGGLRLVKADYPDTTLQQARQTTWQELSDAARLQFTWPDSGKPRADAAAFELPPPDRNEPLPHFCLLLLEPMQVDHLELRGEPQNRSIYWRNSNQAWSLQAINP; encoded by the coding sequence ATGTCCCTTGCTCCTTGGCGATCGCCCCTCGCTGGTGCCTTGCATCGCAATCGTGACCTTGCTTATTCCCGTTACTTGCAACTAGCAACTGTTTTGGCAGATGGTCGCCCAGCAAATCGCACGGTTGTTTTTCGGGGATTTCTTGAAGATACCGATCGATTAAAATTTGTCATTGATGCCCGCAGTCAGAAAGTCGAACAGATTTTACACCAACCTTGGGCAGAAGCTTGTTGGTACTTCCCTGAAACCCGCGAACAATTCCGGCTCGCTGGTGGCTTAAGGCTGGTAAAGGCCGACTATCCTGACACCACTTTACAGCAAGCCCGTCAAACTACCTGGCAGGAACTGAGTGATGCAGCGCGTTTACAATTTACTTGGCCTGACTCGGGTAAACCGAGAGCTGACGCCGCTGCCTTTGAGTTACCACCACCGGACAGGAATGAACCACTACCGCATTTTTGCCTACTGCTACTCGAACCAATGCAAGTAGATCATTTAGAATTACGCGGTGAACCCCAAAATCGCTCGATTTACTGGCGCAACAGCAACCAAGCTTGGTCTTTGCAAGCAATTAATCCTTGA
- the rppB gene encoding two-component system sensor histidine kinase RppB — translation MNQNKLFALTRWRLASWYATVMGVILSLCGFGIYEAIAHAHWVTIDAELETVAGTLHDSLEPTLKQPGRLEPAAKRLLPNVCLVEVSCNTQLTNSERHNLGAIHQGDYYIRLVDHSERLVALAGFQPQGLSRDVSTTTRSPQRWQILKDAEGDRYQQISVALHTQDNHSWGYLQVGRSLKELDAYLANVTLILFLGLPIAMILVGGSSWWLAGRAMQPIYQSYRQIQQFTADAAHELRTPLAATQATVESALRLPHLFEPEARDILSTIDRQNQRLTQLVADLLLLARMERQALPMRRQMCCLNDMVSDLVEELAPLAIAAGVELHTDFRVQNLLHVLGDEEQLYRLVSNLIVNAIQYTPKRGLVTVILGCSNHQALIQIQDTGIGITPDEQKRIFDRFYRVNSDRSRNTGGSGLGLAIAQAIVQAHNGSLQLQSELGKGSTFTIRLSG, via the coding sequence ATGAATCAAAATAAACTCTTTGCGCTGACTCGCTGGCGATTAGCTAGCTGGTATGCGACAGTCATGGGTGTGATTCTCAGCCTGTGTGGATTCGGTATTTATGAGGCGATCGCTCATGCTCACTGGGTTACAATCGACGCAGAGCTAGAGACAGTCGCTGGAACACTGCATGACAGTTTGGAACCAACCTTGAAGCAGCCGGGACGCTTGGAACCAGCGGCTAAAAGGCTTTTGCCCAATGTTTGTCTAGTTGAAGTTAGCTGTAATACCCAGCTGACCAATTCTGAGCGTCATAATTTAGGTGCAATTCACCAAGGCGATTACTACATCCGGTTAGTAGATCATTCAGAACGCTTGGTTGCCCTAGCTGGATTTCAACCCCAAGGTTTATCAAGAGATGTCAGTACAACTACCCGTTCACCCCAGCGTTGGCAAATTCTCAAAGACGCTGAAGGCGATCGCTATCAGCAAATTTCTGTAGCTCTGCATACTCAGGACAATCATTCTTGGGGCTACCTGCAAGTGGGGCGATCGCTAAAAGAACTGGACGCTTATCTCGCTAACGTGACATTGATTTTATTCCTAGGTTTGCCAATTGCGATGATTTTGGTAGGCGGTTCTAGCTGGTGGTTAGCAGGCAGAGCCATGCAACCGATTTACCAATCCTACAGGCAAATCCAACAGTTTACAGCCGATGCAGCCCACGAACTGCGGACCCCTTTAGCTGCTACCCAGGCGACAGTGGAATCAGCGCTACGGTTACCTCACTTGTTTGAGCCAGAAGCACGGGACATCCTCAGCACTATAGATCGTCAGAATCAGCGGCTAACTCAGCTAGTTGCCGATTTGCTACTACTAGCTCGCATGGAGCGGCAAGCACTGCCGATGCGTCGCCAGATGTGTTGTTTGAATGATATGGTTAGCGACTTAGTAGAAGAATTGGCACCATTGGCGATCGCCGCAGGTGTAGAGTTACATACTGATTTCCGGGTGCAAAACTTACTGCATGTCTTAGGGGATGAAGAGCAGCTTTATCGTCTGGTGTCTAACTTAATTGTTAATGCCATCCAATACACCCCTAAACGTGGTCTGGTAACTGTCATCCTCGGCTGTAGCAACCACCAAGCTCTGATTCAGATCCAAGATACAGGCATTGGAATTACGCCTGATGAGCAGAAACGGATTTTTGATCGATTCTACCGCGTCAATAGCGATCGCTCCCGAAATACTGGTGGCTCTGGATTGGGACTGGCGATCGCTCAGGCGATCGTTCAGGCACACAACGGTAGCTTGCAGTTGCAGAGTGAGTTGGGCAAGGGTAGCACTTTCACCATTCGCTTGTCGGGTTAG
- the rppA gene encoding two-component system response regulator RppA — protein MRVLLVEDEPDLGAAIKRTLNQEAYVVDWVLDGIEAWNYLEAQWMQYTLAIFDWLLPGLSGLELCKRLRHQGDPLPILMLTAKDRMEDKVAGLDAGADDYLVKPFGMAELLARLRALQRRSPQIQPQQLQVGNLTLDYGTRTLYCQKPMGEQQVISLTNKEFQLLEYFLKRPNQIVTRDQIIDQLWEVGAEPISNVVAAQMRLLRRKLAEKDCDRLIETVYGFGYRLSLNHESK, from the coding sequence ATGAGGGTGCTTTTAGTTGAAGATGAGCCAGATTTAGGCGCTGCAATTAAGCGAACCTTAAATCAAGAAGCTTATGTAGTGGACTGGGTGCTAGACGGCATTGAGGCGTGGAACTATTTAGAAGCCCAGTGGATGCAATATACGCTAGCTATTTTCGATTGGTTACTGCCAGGACTGTCAGGATTAGAACTGTGTAAAAGGCTGCGCCACCAAGGCGATCCTCTACCCATATTGATGCTGACAGCTAAAGATCGGATGGAAGATAAGGTGGCAGGGCTAGATGCTGGAGCGGATGATTATTTAGTGAAGCCGTTTGGCATGGCAGAACTGCTGGCGCGGTTGCGAGCATTGCAGCGGCGATCGCCTCAAATTCAACCTCAACAACTGCAAGTCGGAAACCTTACGCTTGATTACGGTACTCGAACGCTTTACTGCCAAAAACCCATGGGTGAGCAGCAGGTTATATCCCTAACGAACAAGGAATTTCAGCTGTTAGAGTATTTCCTGAAACGCCCTAACCAGATTGTCACCCGCGACCAGATTATCGATCAGCTATGGGAAGTGGGGGCAGAACCAATCAGTAATGTGGTGGCAGCTCAAATGCGTTTGTTGCGACGCAAACTGGCAGAGAAAGACTGCGATCGCTTAATTGAAACCGTCTATGGTTTCGGATATCGTCTCAGCCTGAACCATGAATCAAAATAA
- a CDS encoding four-helix bundle copper-binding protein, with amino-acid sequence MTTSQSHQSLLETCIQACLDCLRDCENCATACLDSDMVQMMAECIKRCRDCADTCDLCSRFMARNSDLHGQMCSVCAEACDRCAAECERHDHDHCQRCAASCRRCAETCRQMATAMAA; translated from the coding sequence ATGACAACATCTCAATCTCATCAATCCTTACTTGAAACTTGCATTCAGGCGTGTCTTGATTGCTTACGTGATTGCGAAAACTGTGCCACTGCCTGCTTGGATAGCGATATGGTACAGATGATGGCTGAATGTATCAAGCGGTGCCGCGATTGTGCTGATACCTGCGATCTGTGCTCTCGTTTCATGGCTCGCAATTCAGATCTTCATGGTCAAATGTGCAGTGTCTGTGCTGAAGCTTGCGATCGCTGTGCCGCTGAGTGCGAGAGACACGATCATGACCATTGTCAACGCTGCGCTGCGTCCTGCCGCCGTTGTGCTGAGACTTGTCGCCAGATGGCTACAGCAATGGCAGCATAA
- a CDS encoding DUF305 domain-containing protein: protein MDIKFMQPMKTSWLALTLVAIASTTGGFLTACSGVSSNVSQAPNTTAPNADGMQGMEHGSGMNHSMAMDLGPADAYYDLGFIDAMRLHHRGAIAMAEEAQQKSQRSEIKQLAGNIIETQSREENELLRKWRQAWYPEAGDEFVTYGGEVKPVVPMSEQQKQSMTMLEDLGSADAQFNLRFMNAMIAHHEGAISMAQDALSKSERPEIKELAQEIATSQQAEIEQMKQWRTAWYKQRG from the coding sequence ATGGATATCAAGTTTATGCAACCGATGAAAACTAGCTGGTTAGCGCTAACCCTTGTAGCGATCGCCTCGACTACAGGTGGGTTTCTCACAGCTTGTTCTGGTGTCTCCTCGAACGTCAGCCAAGCTCCAAATACCACAGCACCCAACGCTGATGGTATGCAAGGGATGGAGCATGGAAGCGGCATGAATCATAGCATGGCAATGGATTTAGGACCTGCCGATGCTTACTACGATCTGGGATTCATTGATGCGATGAGATTACATCACCGCGGGGCGATCGCAATGGCTGAAGAAGCACAGCAAAAATCGCAACGCTCCGAAATCAAACAATTAGCAGGCAACATTATTGAAACTCAAAGCAGAGAAGAAAACGAACTGCTACGAAAGTGGCGGCAAGCTTGGTATCCCGAAGCGGGCGATGAATTTGTTACTTACGGTGGTGAGGTTAAACCTGTAGTTCCTATGTCAGAACAACAAAAGCAAAGCATGACGATGCTTGAGGATCTAGGATCTGCCGATGCCCAGTTCAACCTGCGATTCATGAATGCGATGATTGCTCACCATGAAGGTGCTATAAGCATGGCTCAAGATGCACTGAGTAAATCTGAGCGCCCTGAAATCAAAGAATTGGCTCAAGAGATTGCCACTTCCCAACAAGCAGAGATTGAGCAAATGAAGCAGTGGCGAACAGCCTGGTATAAGCAGAGAGGATAG